The DNA region TGGGCTCCGATGGAGGTTCCCTTGAGACTCATCTTGATCTGGCCCAGGTCGTAAAGCAGATGAATGCCGATCGCGGCGACGATGATCGAAGTGAGCATGAATTTGAAAATCGTCATGTCGCGAAAACGCAGGGCTCCAACCTGTTTGTCGTAACTCAGAACCTGGGCTTTCTGCAGAAGAAAGCCGAAAATAATGCCGGTGATCAGGCCGGATAGCAGCGTCATGAGCGCCCTCCTTCAGAAAAACCATAAATCAGGTTGGCAACCAAAGCGCCGATCAGAAAAAAACCGCCGAGAGCGATAAATCCGCTGATTGAAAGTTGAGCCAGACCGCTCAACCCGTGGCCGCTGGGTCAGCCTCCGGCCAGACGGGCGCCGACCATGCCGATGAGCCCGCCGACAAAGGCGACCAGCCCGCGCTGGCCGGCTCCGGGGCCGAATCGATGTCGCCACATGTCGGGAACCGCCTGAAGCTTGAACGCCCCTGAAAGTCTGGCCGCGATAAGAGCTCCAAGAAAAATTCCGATGACGAACATCAGTTGCCAGTCGGGCAGGGCGCCGGCGCCATACTTGCCGTTACTGGTGGTGAAGTATTCATAGTTCGAGGTCTCGATGCCGAGGCTTTCCATGATGGCTGCGCTCAGGCGGGGAAAGGTGGTCGAGGTGCCGAAAAATTTGCCGGTGAACAATGCCGATAAGATCAGCAGAATTCCGGCCAGAGCCCCGGCCAGGTAGGGATTCCAGGTTTTTCTGAACATGACTTCTCCTTGATGGTTTCGGGTTGTTTCCTGGGGGCGGATGGCTTGTAACCGTTATTATACAAGATAAAATTATTATTTCAAATAGTGACGGCTTTTAATATCGATTTTTCGAATAGGTAAGCGCTGAAAAAAAGTCAATCCGGGCACCGGATTTCGTCAAATCTTCTATCTGACTTCCCTGAGCTCTATGTTCAGGGCGCGGGCGATGCCCGCGCCGTAAGCCGGGTCGGCTTTCAGGCAGTTGCCGAGATGACGCAATTGAATCATTTTCGGCGCATCCTGAATTGAGCGCGCCGTATTTGCAAATAGGGCCAGCTTTTGTTCCGTGCTCATCAGGCGAAAGAGTTTGCCCGGCTGTGAATAATAATCATCGTCTTCGCGCTGGTTCCAGTGGTCGGCGGCCCCTTCCAGGCTTAACGGAAGTTCGGCGTAATCCGGTTGCTCCCGCCATTCGCCATAGCTGTTGGGTTCGTAGGCCAGGGTACTGCCGTGGTTGCCGTCAACCCGCATCTGGCCGTCGCGATGATAGCTGTGGACCGGACAGCGTGGGGCGTTGACCGGGATCAGGTGATGGTTGACGCCCAGCCGATAACGCTGGGCGTCGCCATAGGAAAACAGGCGCCCCTGAAGCATCTTGTCGGGTGAAAAGCCGATACCTGGTACGATGCTGGCGGGATTGAAGGCCGCTTGTTCGACCTCGGCGAAATAATTTTCCGGATTGCGGTTCAGCTCAAAATAGCCGACCTCAATCATCGGGTAGTCTTCGTGAAACCAGACCTTGGTCAGGTCGAAAGGGTTGTAGGGGCAGGTCGCGGCCTCTTTTTCCGGCATCACCTGAATGAACATGGTCCAACGCGGAAAATCGCCATTTTCAATATTTTCATAAAGGTCGCGCTGATGGCTTTCCCGGCATTTGCCGACCACCATCTCGGCTTCGATATCGGTCAGGTTCTTGATGCCCTGCTGGGTTTTAAAATGAAACTTGACCCAGTAGCGTTCGTTGGCGGCGTTGATCAGGCTGAAGGTATGACTGCCGAAACCGTGCATGTGGCGATAACTGGCCGGAATGCCCCGGTCGCTCATAACGATTGTGACCTGATGCAGGGCTTCAGGCAGCGAGGTCCAGAAATCCCAGTTATTGCAGGCGCTGCGAAGATTGGTGCGAGGGTCGCGCTTGACGGCGTGGTTGAGGTCGGGAAATTTCAGCGGGTCCCGCAGAAAAAAGACCGGCGTGTTGTTGCCGACCAGATCCCAGTTGCCCTGTTCCGTGTAAAATTTAAGGGCAAAACCCCGAATGTCGCGTTCCGCATCGGCGGCTCCGCGCTCGCCGGCAACCGTCGAGAAGCGGGCGAAGAGCTCGGTTTGTTTGCCGATTTCAGAAAAGATGCGGGCTTTCGCGTAGCGGGTGATGTCGTGGGTGACGGTGAAACGGCCGTAGGCGCCGGAGCCTTTGGCGTGCATGCGCCGTTCCGGAATCACCTCACGGTCAAAATGCGCCAGTTTTTCAAGAAACCAGACATCCTGCAGAAGTTGCGGTCCCCGCCGGCCGGCGGTCATAACGTTCTGGTTGTCGGCAACCGGAGCGCCGGCGCTGGTGGTCAGTTTTTTCGGCTCAGTCATGTCGTTCTCCATGGATGGGGCGATGGTTTTTGATCATTATGAAATCTGGGTGGATCGCGGTGTATTTGTCTTAATGGGCGCTTTTCTCGCCCATCTGACCCAGGTACGGTTTGGGGGTGTTATCCCTGGGAGCGGGCAGAAGCGGATGTTTGACTTCCGGCTGCTTGCCGGTGGTGGTTTTCAGAAAAGCCGTAACCTGGGCGACCTCTTCCTGGCTTAAAACCGAATCCAGCTGAGCTGTGCTCATGATTTCAACCGCTTCCCGCAGGGACCAGATCACCCCGGAGTGAAAATAAGGGGTGGTCAGCTCGATGTTACGCAGGGATGGGGATTTGAAAACGAACCGGTCATCGTCTAGTGCGGTTACGCTGTAACGGCCCTTATCGCCGGCGAGGATTTTTTCGGCCGGGGTTTTGATCACGCCGAAACCATAACAGTCGTCGCCGCCCATGTTGACGCCGCTGTGACAATCGACGCAGCCCCTGTCGAGAAAAGCCTGCAGCCCTTTGCGCTCGGTATCGTTAAGAGCCTTGGTCTTGCCTTTGAGAAAAAGGTCAAAGAGCGAATCCGGAGTCAGCAGGGTGGCTTCGAAGACTTCTATCGCCTTGGCCATGTTATCGAAAGTAACCGGGTCTGTTTGGCCGGGAAAGGCTTTTTGGAACAGCTCGACGTATTCAGGCATGCTTTTCAGGGTTTTAATGACACTTTCCGGCGTATTGTTCATTTCCACTCCGGCCTGCACCGGACCTTTGGCCTGTTCCGCCAGGTCCTTGGCCCGTCCATCCCAGAACTGAGCCACATTGAAGACCGAGTTTAAAACCGTCGGCGCGTTGCGCGGCCCCCGCTTCCAGCCATGGCCGGTAGAGGTTTCCTGATAATCAGCCCCGCCCAGGCCGACATTGTGACAGGTGTTGCAACTGATCAGGGCGCTGCTTGAAAGTCGGGGTTCAAAATAGAGCATCGCCCCCAGTTCAAGCTTGGGCGGGTTGGCCGGGTTGCCGGCCAGCTGCGGAGGCGTGTCGGGAATCGGTTTGAAGTGGTCGCGGGCGTTTTCCATGAGCGTGTCACCGGCCTGGGCGCTGCCCAGGCAGAAAACGGTAAAAAAAGACTGAAAATCAGAAGCGCGTTTTTTTCATGATCTTTATCTTCCCTTGGTGGCATGGTTGACAGTGATTGGCTTTTAAGGGTGCAAGTCGTTACTTGGAGGTCACAGAAATGATACGGTTACAGCTCCGGCTTGCAGTTACTTTCTGCGGTTAAAGAAGGCCCCTTAAAGCGGACCATTTAAATTTATCCGATCTATAATTGTCCATGGCGCCAAAGTAAATAAAAATTATTTAAAAATAATAAATCCTATTTAGCTTTTTCCAGTAGGTCGGCGCCGGTCTTGGTCCTGCACTCTTTTCTCTGATTGATTGAAAGATTCTGACAGCCTCGTTTCACGGCCGGACTTTCCGGGTGAGGCTTGTGGGGGCGAGGGGTTGTTTTTTACTTTACAAAACTTCTTAAGAAATTACTAAATAATAAAATTTACTGAAAGCTGAGTAAAAAAATTTCAGGAAGTCTTAAGACAATCCCGACAAATTCCGGTGATGGTCGCTTGTTTATAGAGCATCCGTCCCCAGGTCCGGTATTGCTCCGGAATTTCCAGCTGATCAAAGGTTGCCCAGGAAATATCCGTGATTTTATGACACGCGGTGCAGATCATGTGGTGGTGGGGCTCGATGTTACCTTCAAAACGGGCCTGGCTTTGGCCTGTAACCACACGGCTGATCAGGCCGTGTTCTTCCATGGTGTGGAGATTGCGATAGATTGTGTCCAGGGAGATCGTCGGCATGTTTTTTCGCAGTTCGAGGTAAAGGGTTTCCGCCGTGGGATGATCTTTGCTGTTCACCAGGGTTTTAAAGATTTCCAGACGCTGCTGGGTCAGGCGTAAACCGTAACGCTGGAAAGTCTCTTCGAAATCTGCTAAACGATAAGTCGGCATAAGCATACGCGTTGGTTTCAGCGTTGTAAGAAATTGGATTGGATTAACAGAACATAAAAGATTTTGTTTGTCAATATTATTTTCCCGGCGGCAACGAAAATCGGCAAAAGATTTGGTTTTTGGTTCGGGAACTTTGGGTTGGCAGAAGTTATTCTGATGGGGACGCAAAGCCCCGCAATCCCAATCCGGCCTTTAGGGCCATAAATAACGTGAATAAAAACAGATTTTTGGAGGCATCGCAATGGCACTTAGGATCTTCATGGTTTATTGTTCTCCGGCCGGAACGACCCGGCTAGTTGGTCGAGTGCTGGAGAATTTCCTGCGTGAGCAAGGCCCGGTCGGGGTTTGCGAACTGGGTTGTAATCCGTCCGCCGAAGCTGATTTCCTTCGGGAGATCAAAGATGCCGCGGGCCGGAGACTGCTTTTTGTCGGTTCGCCGGTATATTCTTCTCATGCCCTGCCCCCGGTGATGGAATTTATTGCGCGCCTGCCGGTCAAACCGGATGCCTGGGCCGTGCCCTTTGCTACCTGGGGGGGCGCGACCAGTGGTCTGGCTTTGGAGGAAATGGCGGAGGCTCTGGCGGCGCGCGGTTACAAGCTGGCGGGCGCGGCCAAGATTCTGGCGCTTCATTCCCTGATGTGGGAGGCGGCGGATCCGGTGGGTGCCGGACAGCCCGATGTCGCAGCCGAGCGGATGATGCTTGAGCTGGTGCGGGTGGTCACGGAGAACCTTCGGCGGGACCGACCGCCGGTGCTCTCTCAGGAACTTCTGCGCTATCAGTCGGCGGCGGCACGGGAGGATATGCGTAAACTTAATCTTCAGATCGCCCGCAAAATCCTGCCGTCCCGCGTGGTCGACGAACAACGCTGCAGCGGTTGCGGAGTCTGCGTCAACAGTTGCCCGGTGGCGGCGCTGTCGCTGCAACCTTTTCCGGTTTTCGGAGAAAACTGCATTCTCTGTTTTAACTGTGTCCGTCTGTGTCCGGAAAAAGCGCTCGTGGCAGATCTGCGCCCGATTCACGCGCGGGTTCGGGAACGAGCCGAAAGGTATGCTGAAACTCCAGCTACGCAAATCTTTATCGAGCCGTTTGCTCGGGTGGAGCAATGAACCTGAAATACCGTTAATTAAAATTTGGTGGTTTCTTGGAAAAGGAGGCGAAAATGGAAAGATATCTGGAAAAGGCGCTGGATCTGGCTATGCTTTACGGCATGAAAGTGGTTGCCGCCCTGGTTATTGTGGTCCTCGGTCGCTGGGCTGCTCAGATGGTCTGCGGTTTAATGGAAAAGGTTCTCAAAAAACAGAAAATCGATCAGACCATTATCTCGTTTGTCGGTAATCTGGCTTATTTTTCGATTCTGACTTTTGTCGTGATCGCCGCGCTTTCCAAACTTGGTCTGCAGACAACCTCCTTTATCGCGGTTCTCGGTGCGGCCGGTCTGGCCGTCGGTCTGGCGCTGCAGGGTTCGCTCGCCAATTTTGCGGCGGGCGTCCTGATGATTGTCTTTCGCCCCTTTAAGGGCGGGGACTATATTGATGGCGGTGGGGTTTCCGGTTTGGTGGATGAAATCAATGTGTTTACGACCATTCTGAAAACCCCGGACAATAAAAAGGTGATTGTGCCTAATGCGACCATGATGGGCGGCAATATCGTCAATTACTCGGCTTTTCCTACCCGCCGGGTTGATCTGACGATCGGAGTCAGTTATGGCGATAATCTGAAAAAGGTGAAAAAGGTGCTGGCCGAGCTCGCGGCCGCGGACCGTCGGGTCTTGCCGCAACCGCTGCCTTTTGTCGCGGTTGCGGCCTTGGCGGACAGCAGTGTTGATCTGGTCATGCGCCTTTGGACCAGAACCGAAGACTATTGGAATCTGTATTTCGACATGCTTGAGGCGATTAAGCTCAAATTCGACGAGGAAGGCATCAGCATCCCCTTTCCGCAGCAGGATGTCCACCTGTTCAATCCGCAGCCGGAAGAGAAAAGCTGAGCTGTTGGCGACTGGTTTTTAACTTTCCCACAGACAGTAGACCTTGCCGCCGTTTTCAGGACGTCCTTTAAGCTTTTCCATGTGACGTAAGGCGGCTATGTCCCGTTCGATTTCCCGGGCCGACAGTTGTAATTCATTCTCAAGCAGGGACATGGGGGCACCGCCGGTCCGACTCAGGATGGCGAGTATTTTTTTCTGGGTCGCGGTCAGTTCGGTCTGACCGGCGCCGCAGGACTTGGCGTGATGGACGGCCCAGGGGTCGCAGATACGGGTGGGCGAAAGGGTGTCCATATAACAGTCCTCGCAGAGATTCTGGCTGTTGCAGAGGGTTTCTTCACCGTCGCTTATAGTTGCGCCGCAGCGATCACAATGCATGTTCAGGGCTCCTGTAGAGTTTTTATCTGAGGTTAGCGTTTTCACCGTCGCCGCAGACCGGTCTTGCAACCGCACTTACCGACAGCTTCATCTGCGGGCAAAAGCAGGAATAAGCCCCGCCCGCGACAGGGAGGACACATGATACTTACAGAGCGCTATAACAATTACGCTAATTGCTTTATTTGCACAATTCGGGAAAATACTTCTTTTTGCAGTCGGGGCAGATGCCATGGCTGAAATCCGCTTGTGAATGCTGGCTGATATAGATTTCAACCTGACTCCAGTAGCCTTTGTCATCCCTGATTTTTTTACAGTACGAACAAATCGGCAGGATACCCTGCAGGACTTTGATATGCTGCAGGGCCTGACTCAATTCAGTAATGCGGGCCGCGGGTTTTTTCTGAATATCGAGCATGCGCCGGCCGACCCGGAGCCGGGCCTTGAGCTCGCCGGCATCAAAAGGTTTGGAAAGATAATCATCGGCGCCGGCTTCCAAACCGGTGATGATATCGCCCTTTTCACCTTTGCCGGTCAGGATGATGATATAGAAAGGCAGAGGTGTGGCTTGGGCGCGGATGCGGCGGATCACTTCTATGCCGTCCATGACCGGCATGACCTAGTCAAGAATGACCAGCTGCGGAGCCTCTGGTTGTTGCAGCATGGTCAAAAGGCTTGCCCGCCGTCAACCGCGATGAGGATGTCATATCCGGCCTTTTCCAACATGGCGGCCAGGATGGCGAGTGAGGTCGGATCATCGTCGGCGATTAAAATTTTATATTTTCCGTCCAGATCGTTCATGTGATCAATTCCAAATTGAGTAAATTCATTCGGCCCTGACTCGATCAGCGGCCGGAGCTGAAGCGCCACGAAATTCCAAGAACCAAAAAAATCTATCGGTCGTCGGGACCTTTGCCTTTCCTGGGCGGGGTTGGCGACACGGTACCTTCAGGTTTCTTGCTCTGGTAGTTTCCTGGCCTGCTTATCCTGGACAGCCCGGACTTCGTGGCGCAGTCTGACAAATTCCAGTTCAAGCGTCGCCGCCGACATTGGCGGCCGCCCCGGCGATGGTATGGGCCCGACGGGCACAGGCGGGGAGATCCCGCTTTTGCAGGCTGGCGGAAAGCTTTTCCAGTTGCCGGGGAAGGTCGGCGAAAAAAACTGCCATGATCGTCTCCGCCAGTTTTTCGTCATCCCGCAGCCGTTCCATTAAACCCGAGTGGTCCCAGGTCTGAGTCCGGGCTGCGGCTTCAACCTGAGCGGCGGTTTGGTTTTTTTTCGAAGGCGGTGAGGTTGATTCTTTGTTTTCGGGCAACCATTTGGAAAGGGTGCTGTTCAATGCCGCCGGCGAAACTGGTTTGGAAACATAATCGTTCATCCCTGCCTGCAGGCACTGTTGGCGGTCTTCAGCCTGGGCGCGGGCGGTCATGGCGATTATCGGAATGGCGGGATTGAGAACCCCGGCGCCGGAGCGGATCTGCCGGGTAGCTTCCAGGCCGTCCATTTCCGGCATCTGGACATCCATCAGAACCAGATCGTAAGATGTCTTTTGCAGAGCGGTCAGCGCTGCGCGGCCATCAGCGACGGCATCGGCCTGAAAACCCAGGTTCCTGAGAATCCCGAGGGCCACCATCTGATTGACGGGGTTGTCTTCGGCGACCAGTAAGCGCATGCCGGTTCGCATGCCGGAGACGTTTGTTTTTTGCTGGTCTTCGATTGGTGCTGAAGTCTTGGGCTCGGTCTTCGGTGGCTCAGCAAGTGGGTCGGCGGCGTTCATCTGTTTGGTGAACACGGCGGTAAACCAGAACTCAGAACCCTGCCCGGCAACGCTTTTGACGCCGATGCGACCTCCCATCAGCTCGACCAGCTGTTTTGAAATCGCCAGCCCCAGGCCGGTGCCCCCGTAACGCCTGGTGGTCGAGGGGGCGACCTGGGAAAAAGACTGGAAAAGCCGATCAATTTTATCTTCAGGAATGCCGATGCCGTGGTCGCTTACGGTAAAATGTAAGGTCGCCTGTTCACGGTTTTCGTTTTCCAGGCCGACGCGAATGACGATCTTGCCTTTTTCCGTGAATTTGATGGCGTTATCAACCAGATTGGTCAGAATCTGGCGGAGACGTCCCGGGTCGCCGCAAAGCCTGACCGGAAGTTGTGGGGCCAGAACGCAGAGAAGTTCGAGGCTTTTGCCCCGAGCCTGCAGGGCGAGGATGGAGGCCAGATCCTCAATCTCTTTGTCCAGCTCAAAATCGAGATTTTCAAGCTCGAGTTTATGAGCCTCGATTTTGGAAAAGTCCAGAATATCGTTGATCAGGCGGAGCAGCGCCGTGCCGCTGGCCTGGACGGTTTCCGCATAGCGGCGCTGGGTTTCATTCAGTTCGGTTGCCAACAAGAGGCCGGTCATGCCGATGACCCCGTTCATTGGGGTTCTGATTTCATGGCTCATGTTGGCCAGGAATTCGCTTTTGGCGAGGTTGGCCAGACCTGCTTCACAAGCCAACCGGTTGGCCCGGGCCGTGGTTTGTTCGAGTTCAACGACGGTTTTTTGTAGCTCGATTTCGGCTTTTTTACGCCGGGTGATGTCAAGCATGACGCCGAGCAGATATTTCTGTCCCTGATTATGGATCACCTCACCCGAGAAAAGACCGTTTATGACCAGGTTGTTTTTCGTGCGCAGGCGCAGTTCGTGGTTAACGAAGCGTTTTCCGTTTAACAGGGAGTCGTTGAAATCGGCCTGCTCCTTCGCATCGCTGAACAACCCCAGTTCGCTTGCGGTTTTACCGATAATCTCCTCGCGGGAATAACCCAAAATTCTGATAAAGGTCTCATTGACATCCGTGAAAATTCTTTCCGGCCGCCGCGACAGGGACATCAGGGCCGGGTTGT from Pseudomonadota bacterium includes:
- a CDS encoding response regulator, with protein sequence MLVLIMFSGARLLAKRRRLAAKASPWMFHLEPAMAVAIGLVLTFTATWLLFWHETRDHHLTFTQLAADKTEPLNQALRQVWGPELESLARFCQKSDQLTPTAFNDFTLHLTHNPKIYTWQWIPVLAASEKTPFEVRQQTLGLTEFRLWQAAATGLPIAITAPALRQEDTRHMELLLLQSIPEKAADAGENGFAVAVLKLQTFLERTIPNPAFPLEISLINPDGSFEKLADTWKGKPKPDAGFTWTRPLLVGDQTLALTVNEPSAFREASAWNSSTIVFLTGCSLTLILTIAIALMLRHRREQERRKEFFTEHRLATERERLINVIKGTNAGTWEWDIISGAAVFNERWAEIIGYTLTEISPVSIKTWENLIHPDDLEPTRMQLARHFAGELAFYECRFRMLHKTGHWVWILDHGRVTKWHADGRPLKMFGIHLDINEMKEAEAAFTAMFRGEEQSCQLPMATKEGKPIPVETRVWFGKWNQADCIFSVSKDLSAEQEAQQRFERLFRNNPALMSLSRRPERIFTDVNETFIRILGYSREEIIGKTASELGLFSDAKEQADFNDSLLNGKRFVNHELRLRTKNNLVINGLFSGEVIHNQGQKYLLGVMLDITRRKKAEIELQKTVVELEQTTARANRLACEAGLANLAKSEFLANMSHEIRTPMNGVIGMTGLLLATELNETQRRYAETVQASGTALLRLINDILDFSKIEAHKLELENLDFELDKEIEDLASILALQARGKSLELLCVLAPQLPVRLCGDPGRLRQILTNLVDNAIKFTEKGKIVIRVGLENENREQATLHFTVSDHGIGIPEDKIDRLFQSFSQVAPSTTRRYGGTGLGLAISKQLVELMGGRIGVKSVAGQGSEFWFTAVFTKQMNAADPLAEPPKTEPKTSAPIEDQQKTNVSGMRTGMRLLVAEDNPVNQMVALGILRNLGFQADAVADGRAALTALQKTSYDLVLMDVQMPEMDGLEATRQIRSGAGVLNPAIPIIAMTARAQAEDRQQCLQAGMNDYVSKPVSPAALNSTLSKWLPENKESTSPPSKKNQTAAQVEAAARTQTWDHSGLMERLRDDEKLAETIMAVFFADLPRQLEKLSASLQKRDLPACARRAHTIAGAAANVGGDA
- a CDS encoding catalase, with the protein product MTEPKKLTTSAGAPVADNQNVMTAGRRGPQLLQDVWFLEKLAHFDREVIPERRMHAKGSGAYGRFTVTHDITRYAKARIFSEIGKQTELFARFSTVAGERGAADAERDIRGFALKFYTEQGNWDLVGNNTPVFFLRDPLKFPDLNHAVKRDPRTNLRSACNNWDFWTSLPEALHQVTIVMSDRGIPASYRHMHGFGSHTFSLINAANERYWVKFHFKTQQGIKNLTDIEAEMVVGKCRESHQRDLYENIENGDFPRWTMFIQVMPEKEAATCPYNPFDLTKVWFHEDYPMIEVGYFELNRNPENYFAEVEQAAFNPASIVPGIGFSPDKMLQGRLFSYGDAQRYRLGVNHHLIPVNAPRCPVHSYHRDGQMRVDGNHGSTLAYEPNSYGEWREQPDYAELPLSLEGAADHWNQREDDDYYSQPGKLFRLMSTEQKLALFANTARSIQDAPKMIQLRHLGNCLKADPAYGAGIARALNIELREVR
- a CDS encoding mechanosensitive ion channel, with the translated sequence MERYLEKALDLAMLYGMKVVAALVIVVLGRWAAQMVCGLMEKVLKKQKIDQTIISFVGNLAYFSILTFVVIAALSKLGLQTTSFIAVLGAAGLAVGLALQGSLANFAAGVLMIVFRPFKGGDYIDGGGVSGLVDEINVFTTILKTPDNKKVIVPNATMMGGNIVNYSAFPTRRVDLTIGVSYGDNLKKVKKVLAELAAADRRVLPQPLPFVAVAALADSSVDLVMRLWTRTEDYWNLYFDMLEAIKLKFDEEGISIPFPQQDVHLFNPQPEEKS
- a CDS encoding 4Fe-4S dicluster domain-containing protein: MALRIFMVYCSPAGTTRLVGRVLENFLREQGPVGVCELGCNPSAEADFLREIKDAAGRRLLFVGSPVYSSHALPPVMEFIARLPVKPDAWAVPFATWGGATSGLALEEMAEALAARGYKLAGAAKILALHSLMWEAADPVGAGQPDVAAERMMLELVRVVTENLRRDRPPVLSQELLRYQSAAAREDMRKLNLQIARKILPSRVVDEQRCSGCGVCVNSCPVAALSLQPFPVFGENCILCFNCVRLCPEKALVADLRPIHARVRERAERYAETPATQIFIEPFARVEQ
- a CDS encoding cytochrome-c peroxidase, producing the protein MENARDHFKPIPDTPPQLAGNPANPPKLELGAMLYFEPRLSSSALISCNTCHNVGLGGADYQETSTGHGWKRGPRNAPTVLNSVFNVAQFWDGRAKDLAEQAKGPVQAGVEMNNTPESVIKTLKSMPEYVELFQKAFPGQTDPVTFDNMAKAIEVFEATLLTPDSLFDLFLKGKTKALNDTERKGLQAFLDRGCVDCHSGVNMGGDDCYGFGVIKTPAEKILAGDKGRYSVTALDDDRFVFKSPSLRNIELTTPYFHSGVIWSLREAVEIMSTAQLDSVLSQEEVAQVTAFLKTTTGKQPEVKHPLLPAPRDNTPKPYLGQMGEKSAH
- a CDS encoding response regulator transcription factor, which produces MPVMDGIEVIRRIRAQATPLPFYIIILTGKGEKGDIITGLEAGADDYLSKPFDAGELKARLRVGRRMLDIQKKPAARITELSQALQHIKVLQGILPICSYCKKIRDDKGYWSQVEIYISQHSQADFSHGICPDCKKKYFPELCK
- a CDS encoding transcriptional repressor; translation: MLMPTYRLADFEETFQRYGLRLTQQRLEIFKTLVNSKDHPTAETLYLELRKNMPTISLDTIYRNLHTMEEHGLISRVVTGQSQARFEGNIEPHHHMICTACHKITDISWATFDQLEIPEQYRTWGRMLYKQATITGICRDCLKTS
- a CDS encoding response regulator; this encodes MNDLDGKYKILIADDDPTSLAILAAMLEKAGYDILIAVDGGQAF